In a genomic window of Pseudomonas oryzihabitans:
- a CDS encoding MFS transporter — MSDYAQPRVQPTAVVSRREERKVIFASSLGTVFEWYDFFLYGALAAVISKQFFAGVNDTTAFIFALLAFAAGFVVRPFGALVFGRLGDLVGRKYTFLATIILMGIATFGVGLLPTYASIGVAAPIILVVLRLLQGLALGGEYGGAATYIAEHAPPGKRGAHTSWLQSTATLGLLLSLVVILVCRYLTGDQFEVWGWRLPFLLSIFLLAISTWIRMSMHESPAFLRMKAEGKQSKVPIRDSFTNWSNLKVVLIALFSINGGQAVTFYLSQFYVMFFLTQTLKLDPVLANNLLIISVILGAPFFVIAGWLSDKVGRKPILMLGLLLATVLYFPLFKALTHYANPQIYQASQQAPIVVTADPATCTFQFDPVGKARFDSPCDRVKTLLAKSGLPYRSVAGAPGDAVQVHVGDKLIVGYDEPALRAAVQAAGYPAKADAAQVNKPMVVAVIFALILIATLCYGPLAALMVELFPTRIRYTSMSLPYHIGNGWFGGFLPTVSFALVVYTGDIFYGLWYPVLVTGISLVVGLLCLPETRHRDLDAD, encoded by the coding sequence ATGTCCGACTATGCCCAACCCCGGGTACAACCTACCGCGGTCGTCAGTCGCCGCGAAGAACGCAAGGTGATCTTCGCCTCGTCCCTGGGGACCGTCTTCGAGTGGTACGACTTCTTTCTCTACGGCGCCCTGGCGGCGGTGATCAGCAAGCAATTCTTCGCCGGGGTCAACGACACCACCGCCTTCATCTTCGCCCTGCTGGCCTTTGCCGCCGGCTTCGTGGTGCGGCCCTTCGGCGCCCTGGTGTTCGGCCGGTTGGGCGATCTGGTCGGGCGCAAGTACACCTTCCTCGCCACCATCATCCTCATGGGCATCGCCACCTTCGGCGTCGGCCTGCTACCCACCTACGCCAGCATCGGCGTGGCCGCGCCCATCATCCTGGTGGTGCTGCGCCTGCTGCAGGGGCTGGCTCTGGGCGGCGAATACGGCGGCGCCGCCACCTACATCGCCGAGCACGCACCGCCCGGCAAGCGCGGCGCCCATACCAGCTGGCTGCAATCCACCGCGACCCTGGGCCTCTTGCTGTCGCTGGTGGTGATCCTGGTCTGCCGCTATCTGACCGGCGATCAGTTCGAGGTCTGGGGCTGGCGCCTGCCGTTCCTGCTGTCGATCTTCCTGCTGGCCATCTCCACCTGGATCCGCATGTCCATGCACGAATCCCCAGCCTTCCTGCGCATGAAGGCCGAGGGCAAGCAGAGCAAGGTGCCGATCCGTGATTCTTTCACCAACTGGAGCAATCTCAAGGTGGTGCTGATCGCCCTGTTCAGCATCAACGGCGGCCAGGCGGTGACCTTTTACCTGTCGCAGTTCTACGTGATGTTCTTTCTCACCCAGACGCTCAAGCTGGATCCGGTGCTGGCCAACAACCTGCTGATCATCAGCGTCATCCTCGGCGCGCCCTTCTTCGTCATCGCCGGCTGGCTATCGGACAAGGTCGGCCGCAAGCCGATCCTGATGCTCGGCCTGCTGCTGGCCACGGTGCTCTACTTCCCGTTGTTCAAGGCCCTGACCCACTACGCCAATCCGCAGATCTACCAGGCCAGTCAGCAGGCGCCCATCGTAGTGACCGCCGATCCGGCCACCTGCACCTTCCAGTTCGATCCGGTGGGCAAGGCGCGCTTCGACAGCCCTTGCGACCGGGTCAAGACGCTGCTGGCCAAGAGCGGTCTGCCCTACCGTAGCGTGGCGGGTGCGCCGGGCGATGCCGTGCAGGTCCACGTCGGGGACAAGCTCATCGTCGGTTACGACGAGCCGGCCCTGCGCGCCGCCGTACAGGCCGCCGGCTATCCGGCCAAGGCCGACGCCGCCCAGGTCAACAAGCCCATGGTGGTGGCGGTGATCTTCGCCTTGATCCTTATCGCCACCCTCTGCTATGGACCGCTGGCAGCCTTGATGGTGGAGCTGTTTCCCACGCGCATCCGCTACACCTCGATGTCGCTGCCGTATCACATCGGCAATGGCTGGTTCGGCGGTTTCCTGCCCACGGTGTCCTTCGCCCTGGTGGTCTATACCGGCGACATCTTCTACGGCCTCTGGTATCCGGTGCTGGTGACCGGCATCAGCCTGGTGGTGGGGCTGCTGTGCCTGCCGGAAACCCGCCATCGCGACCTCGACGCCGATTGA